The genomic segment gtttatcgatagcctagcatagcattttgtccagctagcagaaggtaacttggtcacgaaaatcagaaaagcaatcaaattaaatcgtttacctttgatgagcttcggatgttttcactcacgagactcccagttagatagccaatgttccctttttcccaaaaatattatttttgtaggcgaaatagctccgtttgttcttcacgtttggctgagaaatcgcccagaaattgcagtcacgaaacgccgaaaaatattccaaatagctccataatatcaacagaaacatggcaaacgttgtttataatcaatcctcaaggtgttttgcaaatatctatttgataatatatcaacagggactggtggcttcttagtaggatagagagaaacaatggccgcatttgtcctttACGCACCAAACACTCTGAGAGCTTCAGCTGACAACTGACtcaatgttgacgttcaggctcatttttctaaataaaagcctgaaactatgtattgtgacactagacacattagggaagccatagaaaaaggaatctggttgatatctcattcactgctcaatagggacgcagagccttctaaataagagtcccttcctgtttggattttttcagttctgttatactcacagacaatatttttacagttttggagtgttttctatcccaagctgtcaattatatgcatattctagcatcttgtcctgacaaaatatcccgtttactacgggaacattatttttccaaaaatgaaaatactgccccctagttacaaaAGGTTAAGAAATTAAGCGGCCATGACTGAAACTAGACAAGAGTTGTCTTGGAGGTGGTTTGTACGTGGCAAACGTTTGTACATTCACTCTGCCAAAACCATACACCGTTACAGCCACTCACCCATCTAGATAACTGAGAAACAGTCTAACCAGGTCTCGAAGTCGCCAAGGCCAACTTCTTTCTACAATTTGCTTCAGCCGGCTAGTGTGCGAACAGGGCAAAGTTGGTTTGACATTGGATAGCTTATCTCTGGGGCTAGTTACGGGATtgtcaataaattacacaatgtaaatgtgACTATTTTTTGGttgtctcattaaatgctttcaatatttatatgaatttctacaatttGTAGTTTGTAAGGAGTTAAGTCAATTTGAAATATGGAGCTATTGACATTTAAAAGATATTATATTAAGTAtattgtgtaatttactgatggCCCCCTAACCAGCCCTGTAGAGATATCgaatgtcaaaccaaattgaccatTACTTGAGCGCTGTGGGCATGTGGGCAGGTTTGAAATAAACCCAAACAGAGGAACACTGTTAAAGGTACCCTAATTTCCGTGACGTACATTTTTTTTCTTATCTCACAAATCTTCATTTTGGACGAGACTTTATGACccaaattatcctatttacactttgtagtaaaTTTTAACACtataataaatgtttctgactcatatgtCACAGGCCGTTTTCAAAACGAGAAGTTGTTTTTTAGGGGCAGTCGCTCTTTAACCTcatgagatgggaaaacatgtttttttatgaaGCTGAACAAGTGCTctttatgacaaatgttaaaatTAAAATGATGTGAAATCAAGTTATATAtccagtacaagtcaaaagtttggacaaaatctcattcaaggtttttttgtttttatatacaatgttctacattgtataatcgtgaagacatcaaaactatgaaataacacatatggaatcatgtagtaaccaaaaaagtgttacaacaaatcaaaatattttacatttcagattcttcaaagtagccaccttttaccttgatgacagctttgcacacacttggtattctttcaaccagcttcatgaggtagtcaactggaatgcatttcaattaacaggtgtgccttgttaagttcatttctggaatttctttccttcttaatgcgttttagccaatcagttgtgttgtgacaaggtatgggttgggggtatacagaagatagccctatttggtaaaagtccatattatggaaagaacagctcaaataagcaaagggaaatgacagtccattattttaagacatgaaggtcagtcaatccgcaaaatttaaactttgaaagtttcttcaagtgcagtcagaaAAACCATAaagcgctttgatgaaactggctctcatgaggaccgccacaggaaaggaagcccCAGATTTACCTCTCCTgcacaggataagttcattatagttaccagcctcagaaattgcagcccaaataaattcagacatctcagcatcaactgttcaagaggagactgtgtgaatcatgcCTTCATGGTAAAATTGCTACAAAGAATCCATTACCaagggacaccaataagaagacttgcttgggtcaagaaacacaagcaatggacattagactggtggaaatctgtcctttggtctgataagtcaacattttagatttttagttccaacctctgtgtctttgtgagatgcagagtaggtcaacggatgatctctgcatgtgtggtccccactgtgaagcatggaggaggaggtgtgggggtgctttgctggtgacactgtcagggatttatttagaattcaaggcatgcttaaccagcatggctcccacatcattctgcagcgctacgccatcccatctggtttgatcttagtcccactatcatttttttttcaacaggaaaatgacccaacacacatccaggctgtgtaagggctatttgaccaagaagaagagtgaccgagtgctgcatcagaggacctggcctgtacaatcacccgacctcaacccaattgaggtggtttgggatgagttggaccgcaggatGATGTAAAAGCaaccaagtgctcagcatatgtgggaactccttcaagactgttggaaaagcattccaggtgaagctggttgagagaatgccaagagagtgaaaagctgtcatcaaggcaaagggtggctactttgaagaatctaaaatatttggatttgtttaacactttttttgtggttactacatgactccttaagttcattattctacaatgtagaaaattgtaaaaataaagaaaaacccttgaatgagtaggtttgtccaaacattttactggtactgtatatatatttttttaaccaagtaacacttctcaaaaggcaccgaattggtgAACGACCTCTCTCTTTTTTACTCTCCCTCCCATGTCTTGCCTCTTATCTCTCTTACACACTTGCTCCTCATCCCTTCTGAAAAGGTGCCTTTGTAGCTTGGCGTTGTTATATGACAGGGCAGTATAAACAGATAGGTATCGTACGTCATGTCTGTAATCTGTCTCTGATTGTGTAAGGACATCAAAGGTCCATTTCTCTGAATCCCTGACATGTTGACGTGTCCGTATCCAGGCTACCATCACCGTAGCAATAGAAGTTGAAGGGAAAAAAAGGTGAGGGTGCAGCCTCCTCTGACATCACTCGATGACATCACACAAGATATGTTGGTCCTATTCTGGTTACTCAAAGTTCAGGAAAAACGAGTTGGTAGACATTCTCTGTGTTTtgttccctccccttctctcactGTCATACCCTCTTCTCACTGCCAGTCATTGTTTTTGTCCCAGTGAGATTGTGAGCTCCTCTCTTCAATTCTTTCTCTCGAACTCTCCTGTTGTCGGTTTGGTGTTTGGTGGTTGTGACCCCTCTATTATGCCATGGGAGACCCTGTGCCTTTCTCCATCCTGAACGAGAGACTGAGACCACAGTTTACTGCCATGGAACAACTCTGCTACTCCCTGCACACCCTGGAAGATGGACACCAGCTGCCTGGCATTGTCAGTGGCAGTTCAACCACACGGTCTACAATACTGAGAGATGAAATACAAACACAGGATGATTCAAGCTCGACCACGACCGAACCAGAGGATGACCCAGAGAAGGAGGATGTGGTCACAGAAAGGTTGACTTCGCTGACCGAAGAGGGGGACAACTGTCATGATCTGTTGACCATGACCAGTACCTGCTTGATGCAATCTTTGACCGCAGAAGATGCTGGTCCTGATGGTTCTGGTGAGCTGACCGTGGTCAAGGAGAGTTTGGCCATAGAGAATGGCGATCCAGGTGTTTTGACCATGGTCAGTGAGGGAGATGGTTCTGATGAGGTCAGTGAGGATAAGAGCCCTTTCAGACGGAGCTACGTAGACCGAATCTTACCGGACCTCATCAGGAGTGGAAAACAGCTCGGCAGACGCAGAACATTAGGACCAGTGTCCGACACGGTGAGAGAGTGAGGGCCggacaaaaataaaatgtttgtgCTGTGCGGCCAAGAAATTATATTGAATATAATTTGACGCAGTACTTATGGTTTTCAAAGATCTTGGACCAGAACAGATCTTTCACCTCATTCAGTACAAATGTGTCATACTCTGCTATAGAATGTTATCAGCTCATAGAAACAGGTTTGATTTGTGGCTGAAGGGAATATTGTTGTCGCTCGTTGGGCTCTTATCAGTTAGGGACCTggtgtatctgtgtgcgtgtgtaatatGAGCTGTCGCATGCGTATCCAGTACAACAGGATTTGTCTCTGCTGTGTCTCATCTTCCAGGAATCTGGATTAGCACCGTTTACCACTGTGCCTGAGTTTTTCATGACACAATTTATTCTTAGCTGaaggttgtgtatgtgtgcgcatgGTTAAAGGTAGTGCctcgggtggtgtgtgtgtgttttgcatgtaACACTGTTGGTGTGTGTCTAGTTGAAGGGAAGAGGAAATTCAGCAACACCTGTAGGAATTTGTTAAACATGCTTCTTTACAAACGTGCTTGTGTGTAGTTGAAGGAAGTGCGTCGGGAGGTGGCGCTGTCAGTGAGACGCAGTCTGAGGCTGAAGGCTCAGGTGGACAAACTACAGGAGAACAGAGACGAACCGGGATGGATCCAACACAGGgagaaggtaacacacacacttcaaataCAGTCAAGCATAACCATAAATTTGACAGGTAATTTCAAAGGTCATGCAATTGTTGAAACATACAGAAACAAGATCAGTGTGATGTATAAAGGCTGAATAACAAGAATCACATGACAACAGGGCTTGAATGGAGGCTCTGGAAGTAGGCTAACGGGAGTGAATCCTTTCTGTTTCTGTGAAGCACATCACCTTTAGAAGTCTGTGTTTATGTTGaactctttcccctccctccctccatccatccttctctcaccccctccctcaggAAATAAAGCTCTGCCTCGGGTTCTGCTGTGGTAcaagtggttgcacagcctttcctctataTGGAGGCTGTGCTCACTGATCCTATACTTTTTCaatgtttttctaaggttttgatcagtaaccgtGGTCAAATAGTTTTCCATGGTGTACTGTCAATTTAGAGCCAGATAGCACAggattttgctttgtgcttgtttTTCCCAATAGGTAATGTagtttttgttttgactgtgtcaTTTGGTTTagtctgattgattggatgttctggtcctgaggcttcagtgtatTAGTAGAACCgatttgtgaactcagccccaggaccagctggatgaggcaAATATTTTCTGGCATTGCAGGCCTTGGTAAATTATTTGAAGGGGTCActatattttagatgtttccaaaacttcattgctcttttttgagttattattagtggatattggcctaattctgccctgcgtGCATTGTTGTacttttcctctggacatgtactgtaggtgttTGCCCCATTgagtgaaatcttgttttgcaagtggactccacacctcgctgccataaagtacAATTGATTCAATgatacattcaattagttttagccaaacTAGACGAGGTATTTCTATTTGGATTAGTTTTTTAGtgttttctctctcaattcattcACTGACTCATttaggtgtccagttgagcttattttgaaacctaagtaattgttgtgtgtgcagtactcggtatattttgtaccaatcgagatcttctctggaaaatcattgtTTTAGTGTTTTATGGATTTACTGCcaaggcccaggtctggcagtactgctctagttGATGTGCTGTGGGTTTCAGCAGGCACAGGTCATCAACGAAGAGCAGGTATTTAACCTCTGTATTGTGGAGACCAACAAcggggctgaggatttttctagaatagtggccaagaGCGCAGGGCTGAGATTGCAACCCTGGCAAAGGCCCCTGGTTAAATCATTTCTTGACAATTCTGATGCTCCATTTATTGCCAAGGATTTAATTGTCATGTCATGAGATGTTTTTGGTAGATATCCAATTTGACTTTTAgtcaagacattgtgcttattaaggaagtatagaactcttacatttataatactacagaaaacttTCCCCATGTTACTGTTCAAACAAATACCTctaattgttagggtcaaatttgtctccattcttaaagattggggttatgagttCTTGGTTCCTGACGTCAGGGAAGTAACCTACACTCAGGttcaaattaaacagttttaaacTAAAGCTTTGGCTGTCTTCTTCTCAGGCTTCTATGTCTTCTTCCTggacctcaatgtccacctcttgaacatcagactgaggcctcatcttcatggtcactttccaaccttgttgaggatggctcgttgtcaggctcaaaaagaaaaacaattgcctggatggccaccaatttttcaacccttgtattggtcagcctgttgcatgttttgctgtgtgtgttcccaaacaaggaccagttgcgctctgaggcggctgatgttggtgggatttggaagatggaggcaacaggggaaagagcctcagatccacaaagtcccttccaccaggtggctgatgagatgttggcacgactgccatattgcatctccatcccaaagcccttgcttgggaATGTACTTCACCAGACTGCCAAAAATCTTGCTCTTATCCAGACCAAGGTGGTGAGACACAGTAGTGTCCATAGGCTTTGTTGATCTCTGctccagacaggatgctcttgcaaGCATACTTGGGGTACGCtgtggcgtgtatgggcttcaggcagaagtcttcacgctctttgatgtatttcagaattgCAGTTtcttctgcttggagcaacagtgggCAGGGAagtatggatttcttctcttacatctgcaagcagagtctgaacatcagacgagatggcattgtctccctcaacccgtgcaatggctactgctttaggtttcaggagtttcaggctgcttaccaccctcccccaaaatacatcatccaggaggagcctcttgatggggctgtccatatctgcagactgatatggccatttcttcgAGAGATTCCtacaggagactgtcaaacatgatgacaacacaaccccaatgggtgttgctggacagcttcaatgtggtgctcttaatcttctcactttgcttagtgagatagattgctgctataacttgatgacccttcacatacctaaccatttccttggctctctttcCTTGGCTctcccatcaagaggatcctcctggatgatccATTGTTTTCGGTGCCATggtgtccttgaggagcagattcaatgcatgagcagcacagccaatgggtgtgatgtgagggtaggactcctccactttagaccaaacAGTCTTCGTGTTCGGAGCATTGtctcaccagtgcaaataccttctgtggtccaaggtaaTTGATGAtggccttcagctcatctgcaatgtagagaccggtgtgtctgttgtctcttGTTTgtggtgtctgattcatcattttcacctcgaatggATGTAGAGGGaattttgtcagaggttgcttgttgtgagcgctgagggaactttatgcacatggccagatgattctgcatctttgttgcattcttcacatatgatttggcacagtgtttgcaaatgtacacagctttaacttctacattagctgcagtctccacacatcagatggtGCCTGTGGCATTTCCCTGTAACGATTAGAAAAAAAagagtaaaaaaacaacaaatacaattccatgtacagatgaatagttaagcagttagattacaCAACTTATTTGTAAgataaatgaaacatgtatggaaacaggtgaattaacactcagttagcaggctcaagcaagtgaaaacccacatggtagcaaaaactaactaacAGAAATTAAGTTggaaattatttaaacacactttgctgtaggctactattcactaattaacaaaaaataatgtatgtcatAAAATATTCACCCCATCCAGGATTGTAATCAACTTACCAGAAAGAATGTAGTCTTTGGCTctgacagtgtagtagtgtgggctctgtagcatctcattagtgtgcaagatcttgagtatcagctgtacatgtgatggaagaatgcactgtgcatgcagagggttgcaattccattggattgaggatagtttaaccaaaatatgccacaagacttagaattgccttgtgtatcccacaaaaaaagattcactgttataagctaactttttttttGGTGAATTTAagaaaaattccccaaattccagggATTAACTTCCTAGTAAACTAACTGACAAATTtggatttagctagctagcacgattaagatttaaaaaaaatctaactcaCTCTGTCAATCTTGTCCTCGATCTTCAGTTGTATAATTTGATTACTTATATTTTGTAGCACATTTTCATTGTGATCTTAACAAACAAGAAGTTATAAAAGTCAGGAGCTATTCTTCTGCATGAATGCcttgactgtttctctctctaggttacAGAGGAGGTTCAGTCCGTTCTGAGGTTGTTGCTTCCTCTGACAGAAGCAGAGTCCAGCACAGTAGAACCATCTGTTCAGGAGAACAGTCTGGATACAGCGCTGGTCCTGCTGCAGAACGTCGCACGCAAACTAGCTCTCAGCCACACAGCACAGGTGAACCTAAACTAGCTTTCAGCCACACAGCACAGGTGAACCTAAACTAGCTCTCAGCCACACAGCACAAGTTAGGCCAGGGTCCTCAAGGATGCATTTAGTTCTTCAGTTTTTAGTGAATGTGACCCAGGCTTGCACTCACACCTCTTAGGTGAGCTTAGATCCCACCCCCACAGGCAAACCCATAGAATACAAAGATTAGTAAATCTGTGCCTATCCAACAGTAGCTCAGAGGCTAACAGTTCATGTCAGGTGAGTTTAGACACCGCCCCTCAGGTGAGCCCAGACTGGTTCAGTTCAGGTATGTGACCTGAAGGGTTCAGTTAGCTCAACCTTGTTTCAATGGAATTTTAATTACTCTGTGGCATTTAAATAGCTCCCAGGCATAATGCATCACCACATGACTCCCAGGCGTAATGCATCACCACATGACACCCAGGCGTAATGCATCACCACGTGACTCCCAGGCGTAATGCATCACCAAGTGACTCCCAGGCGTAATGCATCACCACGTGACTCCCAGGCGTAATGCATCACCACATGACTCCCAGGCGTAATGCATCACCACATGACTCCCAGGCGTAATGCATCACCACATGACACCCAGGCGTAATGCATCACCACATGACTCCCAGGCGTAATGCATCACCACATGACTCCCAGGCGTAATGCATCACCACATGACTCCCATGCGTAATGCATCACCACATGACTCCCAGGCGTAATGCATCACCATGACTCCCAGGTGTAATGCATCACCATGACTCCCAGGCGTAATGCATCAACACATGACTCCCAGGCGTAATGCATCACCATGACTCCCAGGCGTAATGCATCACCATGACTCCCAGGCGTAATGCATCACCACATACACGGAAGGTCAGAATACATCAGCAAAGATTTTATTCCAACTAGCAGAAGAACTGATGTCATCAATCGTAAGAAACACCCTTTTATGTCAATGTATTCCATAACTGTGTGAATATAAATAAAACAAACCTGCCTTTTTTCTCCCAACCACTCTCTCTTGATTTGTTTTCCCCAGGATTCCCAGTTCTGGGTTAAAAAAGGGAATGGTATGGATGACAGTGCTGTTCTACAACAGGCACTACGGGACAGAGACGATGCCATGGACAAgtgcgtgtacacacacacacacacacacacacacacagcaaagatAAGTGTCAATGCCTCCTCTAAGAGGGAACTGCATTGTTCCTGTAGAAAAATTACACATTGatgttttgtttagtttttttttcccTTCCTGTTGAACAGGAAGAAGGCCATGGAGGCAGAGCTTCTCCGCAGTAAGACAGAGATGATGTTACTGAACAACCAGCTGTTGGAGGCTGTGCAGAAACGACTGGAGCTCTCACTGGAACTAGAGGCCTGGAAGGTACTAAAAGATGgttggaggagagaaagagagagcgagtcagAAAAATGGATATATGTCTGAGACATACAGTAGCAACATATGGGCTCAGCTGGGGTTAGGTTACGGTGGAAAACAAGCTCTCACTAATGAGGGACAATGGCAAATTACCCATGGGTTAACACACACGGTATAATGCATCCAGCCGGTACATGTCACATGTCCTAGCATGATAAGGGAGTAATAGAGCCTGGGGCCATCTGGTGGTGAGGGACCAACTTCCTCTAATGGTGCAATATGTCAAGACATACACTAaagtgaccaaaagtatgtggacacctgctcgtcgaacatctcattccaaaatcatgggcattaatatagagatGGTCCCCC from the Oncorhynchus tshawytscha isolate Ot180627B linkage group LG33, Otsh_v2.0, whole genome shotgun sequence genome contains:
- the bicdl2l gene encoding bicaudal-D-related protein 2-like — translated: MGDPVPFSILNERLRPQFTAMEQLCYSLHTLEDGHQLPGIVSGSSTTRSTILRDEIQTQDDSSSTTTEPEDDPEKEDVVTERLTSLTEEGDNCHDLLTMTSTCLMQSLTAEDAGPDGSGELTVVKESLAIENGDPGVLTMVSEGDGSDEVSEDKSPFRRSYVDRILPDLIRSGKQLGRRRTLGPVSDTLKEVRREVALSVRRSLRLKAQVDKLQENRDEPGWIQHREKVTEEVQSVLRLLLPLTEAESSTVEPSVQENSLDTALVLLQNVARKLALSHTAQDSQFWVKKGNGMDDSAVLQQALRDRDDAMDKKKAMEAELLRSKTEMMLLNNQLLEAVQKRLELSLELEAWKDDIQRILQQQLQSQQEAEQAQRKPSRLGLLRRTKEPPHQRPASTPAPSPALQRTPVTWRDRLKRGKTGRHGDQDAAQASPVSRSSSSSSRLEGFHTIDL